In Fluviispira sanaruensis, a genomic segment contains:
- a CDS encoding ATP-binding protein encodes MAKTYSCTLVGVKVIHVEIETVVGSGFSGLNILGLSPEITRDMRERIRSALECIGIPIPARRVVVNITPSDSLKLSRTPTCQLDFAVATSIIYALFQENKKGAKLLPPVKEYLAGEISLSGQIKAIENPLVYFAALHSMQKEEAIFCLPYAKLENQLFTPAHNLEFYASLSEWISARKISELGSIKKRAPFQPLSKYQQTYDSTFMNEQEVSNNIKILAKNPKICVAILIAALSRSHILIAGEPGVGKSFSIDKIIHFLPPLSEKEKIEVKLIHPCGIQNERPFRAPHHSASSAALVGGQTLKPGEASLAHHGILFLDELAEFSRTSLESLREPLDSGQVSLARSGGQITYPAKFQLCATTNPCGCGYLFSRKRPCRCNPSDSKKYLQKLSGPLLDRFSIQLWAENHFDENNLDIFSRHLLEILKKEGSILLSKKIIELQRLDLNAKLRQEIKFWHEATIQANPDFQSLSNRGQIKINELMFYFNLLFPELKKSEHYISSVLSYRILNKMFTENIF; translated from the coding sequence TTGGCTAAAACATATTCATGCACACTTGTTGGAGTTAAAGTCATTCATGTCGAAATAGAAACAGTTGTTGGCAGCGGATTTTCAGGCCTCAATATTTTAGGGCTCAGCCCTGAAATTACAAGAGATATGCGTGAGCGCATTCGCTCAGCATTGGAGTGTATCGGAATACCTATTCCTGCACGCAGAGTGGTTGTGAATATCACTCCTTCCGATTCCCTAAAACTTTCACGCACACCTACATGTCAATTGGATTTCGCAGTCGCTACTTCTATTATTTATGCTTTGTTTCAAGAAAATAAAAAAGGCGCAAAACTTTTACCCCCAGTCAAGGAGTATCTTGCTGGGGAAATATCACTTTCAGGACAAATAAAAGCAATAGAAAATCCTTTGGTCTATTTTGCAGCACTTCATTCCATGCAAAAAGAAGAAGCCATATTTTGTTTGCCATATGCAAAGCTAGAAAACCAATTGTTTACGCCTGCACACAATTTAGAGTTCTATGCATCGCTCAGTGAGTGGATTTCTGCCCGAAAAATAAGCGAATTAGGAAGCATAAAAAAGCGAGCTCCATTTCAACCCCTTTCAAAATATCAACAAACATACGATTCCACATTTATGAATGAGCAAGAGGTATCCAATAATATTAAAATCTTAGCAAAAAATCCTAAAATTTGCGTTGCCATTCTCATTGCAGCCTTAAGCCGATCGCATATTCTCATTGCAGGCGAACCTGGGGTGGGAAAGAGTTTTTCAATCGATAAAATTATTCACTTTCTTCCCCCACTCAGTGAAAAAGAAAAAATTGAAGTCAAACTCATTCACCCTTGCGGAATTCAAAACGAAAGACCCTTTCGTGCGCCTCATCACTCTGCAAGCTCTGCAGCCCTCGTTGGCGGACAAACGCTCAAACCCGGTGAAGCTTCGCTCGCCCACCATGGCATCTTGTTCCTGGATGAATTGGCAGAGTTTTCTCGAACAAGCCTAGAATCTCTTAGAGAACCTCTTGACTCAGGTCAAGTGAGTCTTGCGCGCTCAGGTGGCCAAATCACCTATCCAGCAAAATTTCAACTGTGTGCCACGACCAACCCCTGTGGGTGCGGTTATCTTTTCTCACGCAAGCGACCCTGCCGTTGCAATCCAAGTGACAGCAAAAAGTATTTGCAAAAACTCAGCGGACCTTTGCTCGATCGCTTTTCTATACAGTTATGGGCTGAAAATCATTTTGATGAAAACAACTTAGATATTTTTTCTAGACATCTCTTAGAAATACTTAAAAAAGAAGGAAGCATTTTGCTTAGCAAAAAAATTATTGAATTGCAGCGATTGGACTTAAATGCAAAACTAAGACAGGAAATAAAGTTTTGGCATGAAGCTACTATTCAAGCAAATCCTGATTTTCAAAGTCTATCGAACAGAGGGCAGATAAAAATCAATGAACTCATGTTTTATTTTAACTTACTTTTTCCAGAACTGAAAAAATCAGAGCATTATATCAGTTCTGTTTTAAGTTATAGAATTCTTAATAAAATGTTTACTGAAAATATTTTTTAA
- a CDS encoding branched-chain amino acid transport system II carrier protein: MSAQVRSVAKIKIFIAGFAAFAMFFGSGNLVFPLLLGSKSPTNWFYSSLGLAITGVFVPFLGLVAMTCLKGSQDAFFRWLGRIAGWIIPFLILLLIGPFGVIPRCIAVGYGAWQSFSEQTPLWLFTLGCVGIIWIATYSNCKIVDVIGKYFTPFKLGALALVIGGSFYFAITSQQGIVSSSAAVSPATSFKESFFEGYHTMDLMAALFFGVSLVHYFKAKENDVIPFKPTLIAMAIGMFLLFIVYMALVYLGAAYSAQITHLPATQMLPEIASIALGETSDYLISFTLVVSCLTTAVALTAVSVDFICEKVAFLRQKRQLTLALSLIITFIIALTGFTGIMSLMAPILTWLYPFVIGLTILNIAVHFYKRRKSSKLDQNGKKAA; this comes from the coding sequence ATGTCTGCTCAAGTTAGATCGGTTGCAAAAATCAAAATATTTATAGCGGGTTTTGCAGCATTTGCAATGTTTTTTGGTTCTGGAAATCTTGTATTTCCACTTCTGTTAGGAAGTAAAAGTCCAACTAATTGGTTTTATTCATCATTAGGCCTTGCAATTACGGGAGTCTTTGTTCCATTTTTAGGTCTCGTTGCAATGACATGTTTAAAAGGCTCGCAAGATGCATTTTTTCGTTGGCTTGGAAGGATTGCAGGATGGATTATTCCCTTTTTAATTCTCTTACTCATAGGCCCATTTGGAGTCATTCCTCGCTGTATTGCAGTGGGCTATGGTGCATGGCAATCCTTTTCAGAACAAACCCCTCTTTGGTTATTTACCTTGGGTTGTGTCGGAATAATCTGGATAGCAACCTATAGTAATTGCAAAATAGTTGATGTTATAGGAAAATATTTTACCCCATTTAAATTGGGAGCTTTGGCACTTGTCATTGGTGGTTCGTTTTATTTTGCCATAACTTCGCAGCAGGGTATAGTAAGCAGTTCTGCAGCAGTATCACCTGCAACTTCATTTAAGGAAAGCTTTTTTGAAGGCTATCACACGATGGATCTTATGGCTGCACTCTTTTTTGGCGTAAGTTTAGTTCATTATTTTAAAGCAAAAGAAAATGATGTCATTCCATTTAAACCAACATTAATAGCTATGGCAATTGGAATGTTTTTATTATTTATTGTTTATATGGCACTTGTTTATTTAGGTGCTGCATACTCAGCACAAATAACTCATCTCCCTGCTACACAAATGCTGCCAGAAATTGCCAGTATTGCTTTGGGTGAAACTTCAGATTATTTAATTTCATTTACATTGGTTGTTTCTTGTTTAACAACGGCTGTTGCATTGACAGCAGTGTCAGTCGATTTTATTTGTGAAAAAGTTGCTTTTTTAAGACAAAAACGTCAACTCACTCTAGCTTTAAGTTTAATTATTACATTTATTATAGCGTTGACTGGATTTACAGGAATTATGTCTCTCATGGCGCCTATATTAACTTGGTTATATCCTTTTGTTATTGGCCTTACAATATTAAATATCGCAGTTCATTTTTATAAAAGAAGAAAATCTTCAAAATTAGATCAAAATGGTAAAAAAGCAGCTTGA
- a CDS encoding alpha/beta fold hydrolase — MHLFQDCFTEVNRYKTRYWSVGEGSSVILLLHGFALSVEFWSENILEFSKNHKVIALDLLGFGLTDKPKTKPQLEEHPRFVFEFLQKLSIKKVKVVGHSMGGLIAIKFAQMHPEMVESLVLVGSAGFKREIPLHFSILSLPFVGEILVKPNKRGLASALRRNTFDKNIIKKDKIDLLYNMSLHPQMGKTLLWINRSAINLFGFKNKIIKTIKKEIHKLHMPVLIIWGREDSIIYVSHAQAGQELIKHAQVVIFENCGHLPQIEHPKKFNDLVLDFFS; from the coding sequence ATGCATTTATTTCAAGATTGTTTTACCGAAGTCAATAGATATAAAACGCGTTATTGGTCGGTAGGTGAAGGATCTTCTGTTATTTTATTGCTACATGGATTTGCTTTATCGGTTGAATTTTGGAGCGAAAATATTTTAGAGTTTTCCAAGAATCATAAGGTTATTGCTCTTGATTTACTTGGATTTGGTTTAACAGATAAACCAAAAACAAAACCACAATTAGAAGAACACCCTAGATTTGTTTTTGAGTTTTTGCAAAAATTAAGTATTAAAAAAGTAAAAGTTGTAGGGCACTCAATGGGTGGACTTATTGCAATTAAATTTGCCCAAATGCATCCAGAAATGGTAGAAAGTTTAGTCCTTGTTGGAAGCGCAGGATTTAAGCGAGAAATTCCACTTCATTTTTCTATATTATCTCTTCCTTTTGTTGGTGAAATTTTGGTAAAGCCTAATAAAAGAGGCTTAGCCAGTGCATTGCGGCGGAATACATTTGACAAAAATATTATTAAAAAAGACAAAATAGATTTATTGTATAATATGTCACTTCATCCGCAAATGGGTAAAACTTTATTGTGGATAAATAGAAGCGCTATCAATCTTTTTGGTTTTAAAAATAAAATAATAAAAACAATTAAAAAAGAAATTCATAAATTACATATGCCGGTTTTAATAATATGGGGCAGAGAAGACTCCATAATTTATGTGAGCCATGCACAAGCAGGACAAGAGCTAATCAAGCATGCTCAAGTCGTTATTTTTGAAAACTGCGGGCATTTACCGCAGATTGAGCATCCAAAAAAATTCAACGACCTAGTACTTGATTTTTTTTCATAG
- a CDS encoding HNH endonuclease, which produces MGSFERKVLVLDARFEPVKVVTMEAGFVLMYAGRVSVILESDRVIHGVSRTWKVPWIVRLEGCRPRTKRLNGPRFSRQNIYLRDGFRCQYCNWSGPCSNLTLDHLIPSAKGGKTTWENIVTACKTCNMKKGAKTIEELGIRLQRPPSRPHLHPTALFPLRYGLTTKNSPVVWVPYLDLSVADRAFAVGFDSSPVFIPAFQHGMGIQF; this is translated from the coding sequence ATGGGCAGTTTTGAAAGAAAAGTGCTTGTTCTTGATGCGCGTTTTGAACCTGTGAAAGTCGTCACAATGGAAGCTGGATTTGTTCTTATGTATGCGGGCAGAGTTTCAGTTATCCTCGAATCCGATCGAGTTATTCACGGTGTTTCTCGGACGTGGAAAGTTCCTTGGATTGTTCGTCTCGAGGGATGTAGACCGCGCACAAAAAGATTGAATGGTCCACGATTTTCAAGGCAAAATATTTATTTAAGGGATGGATTTCGTTGTCAATATTGCAATTGGAGCGGTCCATGCTCGAATTTAACTCTCGATCATCTTATTCCATCGGCAAAGGGTGGAAAAACAACTTGGGAGAATATCGTAACAGCATGCAAAACATGTAATATGAAAAAAGGTGCAAAAACGATTGAAGAACTTGGAATTCGTTTGCAGAGACCCCCTTCAAGACCGCATTTGCATCCGACTGCACTTTTCCCATTGCGTTATGGTTTGACTACAAAAAATTCACCAGTTGTTTGGGTTCCCTATCTTGACCTGTCTGTTGCAGATAGGGCTTTTGCCGTGGGGTTTGATTCATCCCCTGTCTTTATACCCGCATTTCAACACGGTATGGGGATTCAATTTTAA